One Eisenibacter elegans DSM 3317 genomic window, CCTTGCTCCAACAAGTCGATGGCCTCTTGCCCTCCGGCGGCTTGCGAAACCACACACCCGGCGTGTTTGAGGATTTCCCCGGCGACCTTCCTATTGACGGCATTGTCATCTACTACCAAGATATGTGGAGCGCGGGCTTTGAGCTGTTCCAAGAAAGTAGGTGTTTCCTCTGGTTGCTCATCGACCTCAAAATAAGGCATTGTTGCGAGGGCTTTGGCTTTAAAGCTAAACCAAAATACACTGCCTTGGCCTTTAGTCGAAGACACACCTATGTCGCCCTGCATCAGCTTGCAGAGTTCTTTAGAGATGGCTAGGCCAAGGCCTGTGCCAGCGTAGGCTTTGGAGAAAGAGTTATCGAGCTGGCTAAAGGTCTGAAATAGGCGCAGCTGGTCTGTAGGAGCAATCCCGATGCCGGTATCGTGTACGCTCAACTTGAGGAGGTACTCATCGTTATTTTGCTCCAATACTTCCAATCGGAGGCGAATCTGCCCCTGCTCCGTAAACTTGATGGCGTTAGAAGTTAGGTTAGAGATGATTTGGATGAGGCGTGTTTCGTCAAGCATCAAATAACGGGGCACATCAGCCTCACGTTGTATTTCAAACTGGTTGCCCTTGCTGCGGGCCTGCTGTAAGAACAGCGCCCGCACCTTGTCGAGCACTAGCTGTATGTCTGCCGGGGCTTCGTTTAGCTCCATTTTCCCGGCTTCTATCTTGGACAAATCGAGGATGTCGTTGAGGATATGCATCAAGGTTTCGGACGACTTCTTGATTGTATCCATATATTCCTGTTGGCGGCGGTTGAGCGCCGTACTCATCATTAGGTCTATCATCCCGATGATGCCATTCATCGGTGTACGGATTTCGTGGCTCATATTGGCCAAAAAAGCCTGCTTGACCTGCAATGACTTCTCGGCCAGCTCCTTCGCACGCATAGCTTCTTCGGATATTTTTTTCAGCTCCGTAATATCGCGCACAACCCCCTCGATGGCGATGGGCTTTTGCTGGTGGTCATAGACCAAGCGCAGGTTGGAGATAGACTGTATCACACGGCGGTCTTTGATACGTAAAGGAAGCTCTACATTGCGTAGCTTGCCTTTTCGGAACAGCTCGTAGATAGAGCGGCGGTATTTGTCAGGGTCAATACAGAAGTCTACCACTGAGCAGCCCATCACTTCTTCGGGTTGGTAGCCGCTCATCTCATAGAGCGATGGGCTGATGAGGGTAATGCGCCCGCGCAGGTCAGAGCGATAGTAGATATCTTGAAAAGACTCGAAGATGTTCCGGAATTTCTCCTCGCTCTCTATCAGGGCTACCTCTGACTTTTTTTTGGCTGTGATGTCGTGTGCAATGGCCGACACCTCTTGTATACTCCCGTCGGCTAGGCGGATAGGGTTCAGGTAGACCTCCTGCCACTGATGGCCGTCAGGGGTCTCAAAGTCGAGCTCAAAATATTGGCTTTCACCTGCAAAGGCCCGGTCATAATAGGTATCCCAAGCGCTGAGGCTGTTGTTTTTCTGCAAATCTTCGCGAATGGCATCGAAAGGTGCGCCAATATAGGGCCGTTTTTGATAAACTTTTTCGAGTAACTTGGCATAGTTACGGTTGAAAGAGGTCAGCTGCCGCCGCCTATCCAAAGACCACATCAAGTGCGAACCGCTCTCAAAGATGGCCTGTAGTCGGGCGGTTTGGTTTTGAAGCTTGGCTTCGTTTTGTTTGCGTTGAATGGCCAGAGCAATCTGCCCCGAAATAAAATCAAGCAGCTCTAGGTCGTGGATATTGTAAGTATCACGATTGCGGTAGCATTTGACCGAAATCAGGCCGATTACCTCATCCTCAAACTTGAGCGGTACGCCAATCCAGACCTTGGGCATAGGTCCGTAGAGGTTGAGTTGGTGCGTCTCAACCAAGGCCTCTATGTCTTCTTGATAAAGGAAAAGAGCTTTTTTGCCCCGCATCACAAAATCACTCAGCCCTCCTCCGGCCTTACGGCGCGTAACCTTGGCTTCGGTAATGCGCTGCTCGTCTACATAAAATGGGAACTGGATGAACTGCTTGTCGGCGCTATAGAGCTTGATGTAGAAGTTGCTTACTTCTATTACTTTCTTCAGCTCCTCGTGGATATTATGGTAAAGCTGGTGTAGGTCATGGCTTTTGATGGTCAGGTTGGCAATGCTGTAGTAAAGCGTTTGGGCTTTTTCGGCACGTATTTTCTCCGTAATATCATACAAAATCCCCCTGATGGCAGTGGGTTTCCCGCCTTCCATCCGAAAAGTAAGGCTGCCTTCAAGGTATACCGGTTTATTTTGTTTGTTGAGCAAGACCGTCTGAAAGCGTTGGTTGGTCAAGCCAAGGCTGATTTTTTTGACCAAACCAACGGTGTCGTCCAAGCTTTTGGGATGGAGCAAGTGCCGGATATTGACCGATTTGAGCTCTTCGCTGGTATAGCCTAGTTTTTTCTGAAATGTTTTATTGGCAAACAACAGCGACCCCTCCATGGAGATGATGAGGATGAGGTCGTTGGAGTTGTCAAACAAATCCTGTAAGGCGGCATTGGTTTCGCGCAAAGCGGCATACATCTGATGCTTTTCCGTAACATCTTCGCCAATGATGGTAACCCCCAACACGGTGTCTTCGCTATCGTACCAAGGGACCCAGTTGAAGTGTACATAACGTGCGTCGGCCTGGCGTGTCAAGATAACCCTATCCGCATCGGCCTGAAAAGCACCTTTTTGCAGACGGCTCTCAAATTCCTTGCGGCGGGTTTGCCGCTCTTCTTCGGGTGGGAAAATATCAAAATAGTTCTTGCCTATGAGTTCGCTTTTGCTCCAGCCCATTACTTCTACAAAGTGGCTGTTGCAGAACAAGATGGTGCCATCCGCTTTGAGCGTAATGGCATATAGAAAGGTATAATCTAGCGACTGGTGCAGGCGGGCTTCCATATTGGGTAGCGCCAAAGTCGGGTTGAGCTGTTGTAGCTGGGCTTTGAGTGCTTGGTTTTCGGCTTGGGCTTGCAGCAGGCTCTCTACCAATGTTTGTTTGTTTTGGCGTGTCAATGCCTTAGAACTATCGGCCATAATTGCGAAAGGAGTCTCGGGTTGTCTAGGCGAAGATACTAAATTATCCTCAAAAGTGTGGCATTGTATGCTTAGAATCAGGGCTATTAGGGACTATTCAACAAATAACCTGCTTGTTTCCAAGGAAGGCTCAATGTCCATATATGCATAAAACCCATTTTCTACCTATGTTGCCGCAACTACGTTGCTAACAAAGCCCCAGAGGGGTGGTTTCATCGGTAGACCGATGATGGGCTACTCTGGCAGCTCTATCCAAAAGATATGGGAGTCGTCGGCTTGTTCGGCCTTGGCTTGGTAGGGTTGCCCTTGTTTTAAGACAAATCTGTCGGGTTTGTCATTGGCATCGGTGAGGTCAAAATCTTCTGCTAAATACCTGAATATCAGGGCGCTGATATTGTCTTTTCCGGGGGCTACCTCCTTTACCACTACATACAGGCGGTGTACGGCTCTGGTAAAGGCCACATAGAGGAGGTTGAGCGCCTCGATGAATTTTTTCTCGTGTTCGCGGCGGTTTTGTTCCTCAAGAAAGGTATTTTCAAGGAGTGCGCCCGTTTTCACAATGACACTATTGAGGCGTTGGCCGGTTTGTGAGTTAGTAAGCTGGGGGAGTTTGTCGGGGGGGAGGTCTACCCACAGTTTTTCTCCTGTGCGCGGTGTGGTACTCCAATCGGCGAAGGGCAACAATACGACGGGATACTCCAAGCCTTTTGATTTGTGGATGGTGGTGATGATGATGGCATCACGTTCGGGCGTGTTGATGGCTAGGCTGTCGCGGTTTTCACCCCAAAAGCTGATAAACTCACTCAAGCTACCCCCTTTTTGTTGTTGGAATTCCAGCACAAAGTCCAAAAGCCGGAAGAGATACTCCAGCTTGTAGGCGCTTTGCATCAGGCCGAAATGCCGGCTCATCTGTTCTATCAGCTCATAGAGTGGCATCTGCTGCCATTGGGTATAGGGGATGGGGTAGCCCAACACTGCATAGGCCTCTAGGTAGCTCAGGATGTCTTCTTTGAGTAGTGCTTGTATTTTTTGGTTTTCGGGGTCTTCAGGAGTGATTTTGAGCACGGTCTTGAGGAACAAGTACCAAGCATTGGCGCGTGCCAGTTGATCTTCGGGGTGATTAAGTACTTTGAGCCAAGCAATCAGGAAGAGGATGCGTTCATCGGCCTGTACCAAGAGCGAGTCTTGCGAAATCACCTCATAACCCTGAGCGGTGAGGTATTCGGCAATGTGCCTAGCCTTGCTTTTGACCCTACAGAGTACGGCAATATCGCGTAGGCGGAATCCATCGGCTAGCGCTTGGCCAACGGCCTCACCCAGCAAGTCGAGGGTACGCTGTAGGTACTCATCACTTTTGCCCTGAGCCACGGCTATTTCGATATGGCCTCCGGTACGTTGGTTGGCCGGAGGGATTTGCTGCTGGAAGCTTTCGTCATAAATCTCTCCCAGCAGTGGGAAATCGTGGCTGTAGAGGTCTACGATTTTCTGAAAAAACGCATTATTGAAGCCAATTACTTCGTGTGTGCTGCGGAAGTTGAAATTGAGTTGAGCCGGACTGTGTTCGCGGCTCAAGGTAAGGTAGCGCTCTTCGAGCCAGAGTTGGTCTTCTTCGGTCATCTCGGCGAGGCGCTCCATTTGCCCTTTGTAGAGATAGACCAACTGCTCCATTTCGCCCCCACGCCATAGATAAATGGCTTGTTTGGCATCGCCTACGATGAGGTTAAAGTGGTTTTCGGAGAGGTTATTTTCTACCAAGGGCATCAGGTTGAGCCATTGGAGCTGAGAGGTATCCTGAAACTCGTCTATCAGCAAATGGTGAAATTTTTCGCCCACCCGCTCATAAATAAACGGCACCGGCTCATTGGCGATGATATGGGCAATTTTTTTGTTGGTGTCCGAAATATGGATGAGGTTGTTTTCTCGTTTGAAGGCCTCTAGCTCTTGCTCTATCTCTTGGATGAGGGAGATTTGGTAGAGGTATTGCTGAATGAGGTCTGTAAGTACAAAGCTTTCTTGTTCTTGGGCTATCAGGGCAGCAATGCGCTCATAACACTCCCGCAGGCGCGGGGCTATGGCATCGATGCGGGCTTGGATGGCTATCTTGTCGGCGCTGGCTTTCTTAGGAGTAGAGTACCAGATATCTTCTTCGATGGCTTTTTTGACATAGTTGTTGCCTAAGTCGAGCAATAGCTCTCGTTTGTCATTTTTGGGGTCAAATAGCGCTTTTTTCTCAAAAAACACCCCTATTCCCCGGGTGCTTTGGTAAAAGTCTTGTGCTGTCAGTCCCTCTGTGATGAGGAGATTTTGAGCCGTATGTGCCTCATGGATAATTTGTTGTTCGATACCGAGGAGATAGGCATCGATTTGTGATTTGATTACCTCATAATCCGAAAGTTGTAGTTTTTTGATTTTGTTGACATATCGGTAAGAGCGCTCATTGGTCAGTTCTTGTTGGGCAAACTCGGCTAGGTCGCGCCCAATTTTGCTCCAAGCCTTGCCCTCCATCACACGGTCTATGGCCCAGCGAACCACGGTTTTTGACAGCTCTGGTTTTTCGGCAGTACCTACTTTTTCGAGCAGGCGCTGGATAGTATTGCGCATCAGCTGGGCCGTGTCGAGGTCTATTTCGTAGTTGTGGGGGATATTTAGTTCATAAGTAAACGCACTGATGACGGCATTGACAAAGCTATCAATGGTACTGACAGCAAAGTCGGTGTAGTTGTAGACAATCTTGCGGAAGGTCTGTGTGGCGCGGCTGCGGATGGTGGCAGTGGGCAGGCCGGTTTCGTCTGCAATGGTTTGGAGTAGTTGTTCGCTATCGCGGCGCTCCTTGTCGCTGAGCATTTCGGGATAGGCAAAGCTGCGCAACACCTTCACAATACGCGCCTTCATTTCGTTGGCTGCGTCGTTGGTAAAGGTAATCGCTAGGATATGCCTAAAATAAGAGGGTTCGTCTGACTGTAAGGCCAGTTTGAGGTACTCTTTGGTGAGGGTGTAGGTCTTGCCGGAGCCGGCAGAGGAGCTATAGATTTTGAATTTTGGCATCGAATGACAGGCAAAAGCACAAATTAGCATATTTGCCTGAGATATAAAAATGCCTAACGCCCCATTTTAGCGTCTTTGCTGGTAGTGGTGGCCAGCCACGCCATTAGTCTACAGCCAATGTTCCGGTAGGTTGGATGATTTTGTAGCGGCTGAGGTCCTGTAGGGCTTCTAGGCCAATGCCAAAAAGCTCATCTTTAGGTGTGATGATATGAACTTTTTCTTTGGTAAACACCAGCCGCTCTATGGGCTTCCAATGAAGGATTTTGGTACGCAAGACGCGGTTTTGCTGTACATTTTCGACCACTACATTGCCCGAAGCTGTGTAGAGATTTTGTTCTTTGTTGTAATAGCCTTTGTCGGCAGTAAGCTTGGTTTCGAGCACCTCTTTTTTGTCAAAAAACTGTATCTCTAGCCCTTCGGGGAACTCTAAATTGCCCGAAGCATAGTCGAAGCGTAAGGGAGCCAACAACTTGACCACTATTTTGGCCGAATCACTGTAGCTGGTTTCAATGTTTTCTGCGCGCAGGGTAGGCCCTTCATAAGGGGTGATATCCTTTTTCTTGTCTTTGGATTGGCAGGCCGCCAAAGCAGCAGTCAGGGCTAGACAAGTAAGTATTTTGACAATGAGTTGCATAAGTATAAAACGGTGAGGGACTCTACTGAGGGGCTTTTTAGGAGCAACGACATATAGTTCAAAAAGCCCGCCCAACAGATTGTCAGGAGGGCTTTTGTGCTTTTTTTTAAAAGCAGGTTAGGGGGAGCTTAGTAAGGCAAAGTAACCGTACCACCAATCCAGCAGCCTACA contains:
- a CDS encoding PAS domain S-box protein, whose amino-acid sequence is MADSSKALTRQNKQTLVESLLQAQAENQALKAQLQQLNPTLALPNMEARLHQSLDYTFLYAITLKADGTILFCNSHFVEVMGWSKSELIGKNYFDIFPPEEERQTRRKEFESRLQKGAFQADADRVILTRQADARYVHFNWVPWYDSEDTVLGVTIIGEDVTEKHQMYAALRETNAALQDLFDNSNDLILIISMEGSLLFANKTFQKKLGYTSEELKSVNIRHLLHPKSLDDTVGLVKKISLGLTNQRFQTVLLNKQNKPVYLEGSLTFRMEGGKPTAIRGILYDITEKIRAEKAQTLYYSIANLTIKSHDLHQLYHNIHEELKKVIEVSNFYIKLYSADKQFIQFPFYVDEQRITEAKVTRRKAGGGLSDFVMRGKKALFLYQEDIEALVETHQLNLYGPMPKVWIGVPLKFEDEVIGLISVKCYRNRDTYNIHDLELLDFISGQIALAIQRKQNEAKLQNQTARLQAIFESGSHLMWSLDRRRQLTSFNRNYAKLLEKVYQKRPYIGAPFDAIREDLQKNNSLSAWDTYYDRAFAGESQYFELDFETPDGHQWQEVYLNPIRLADGSIQEVSAIAHDITAKKKSEVALIESEEKFRNIFESFQDIYYRSDLRGRITLISPSLYEMSGYQPEEVMGCSVVDFCIDPDKYRRSIYELFRKGKLRNVELPLRIKDRRVIQSISNLRLVYDHQQKPIAIEGVVRDITELKKISEEAMRAKELAEKSLQVKQAFLANMSHEIRTPMNGIIGMIDLMMSTALNRRQQEYMDTIKKSSETLMHILNDILDLSKIEAGKMELNEAPADIQLVLDKVRALFLQQARSKGNQFEIQREADVPRYLMLDETRLIQIISNLTSNAIKFTEQGQIRLRLEVLEQNNDEYLLKLSVHDTGIGIAPTDQLRLFQTFSQLDNSFSKAYAGTGLGLAISKELCKLMQGDIGVSSTKGQGSVFWFSFKAKALATMPYFEVDEQPEETPTFLEQLKARAPHILVVDDNAVNRKVAGEILKHAGCVVSQAAGGQEAIDLLEQGQTFDLILMDIQMPDMDGVVATQRIRKLALLNTPPIIAMTAYSMKEDREKFLNQGLDDYLPKPINAQALVTKVQTYVLDQLSILQEATGAVESGPSTIIEDLPSRLPDEVVDPAIITQLSKYGGLHLVQETLEEFEQEALQLIEQSENALSQRDYPEALRHLHTLKGNAGTLGINALAFSAQQLESLLKTQQYEKITKTWLELKENFNKFRAHYQQQLNAYPHEQL
- a CDS encoding UvrD-helicase domain-containing protein encodes the protein MPKFKIYSSSAGSGKTYTLTKEYLKLALQSDEPSYFRHILAITFTNDAANEMKARIVKVLRSFAYPEMLSDKERRDSEQLLQTIADETGLPTATIRSRATQTFRKIVYNYTDFAVSTIDSFVNAVISAFTYELNIPHNYEIDLDTAQLMRNTIQRLLEKVGTAEKPELSKTVVRWAIDRVMEGKAWSKIGRDLAEFAQQELTNERSYRYVNKIKKLQLSDYEVIKSQIDAYLLGIEQQIIHEAHTAQNLLITEGLTAQDFYQSTRGIGVFFEKKALFDPKNDKRELLLDLGNNYVKKAIEEDIWYSTPKKASADKIAIQARIDAIAPRLRECYERIAALIAQEQESFVLTDLIQQYLYQISLIQEIEQELEAFKRENNLIHISDTNKKIAHIIANEPVPFIYERVGEKFHHLLIDEFQDTSQLQWLNLMPLVENNLSENHFNLIVGDAKQAIYLWRGGEMEQLVYLYKGQMERLAEMTEEDQLWLEERYLTLSREHSPAQLNFNFRSTHEVIGFNNAFFQKIVDLYSHDFPLLGEIYDESFQQQIPPANQRTGGHIEIAVAQGKSDEYLQRTLDLLGEAVGQALADGFRLRDIAVLCRVKSKARHIAEYLTAQGYEVISQDSLLVQADERILFLIAWLKVLNHPEDQLARANAWYLFLKTVLKITPEDPENQKIQALLKEDILSYLEAYAVLGYPIPYTQWQQMPLYELIEQMSRHFGLMQSAYKLEYLFRLLDFVLEFQQQKGGSLSEFISFWGENRDSLAINTPERDAIIITTIHKSKGLEYPVVLLPFADWSTTPRTGEKLWVDLPPDKLPQLTNSQTGQRLNSVIVKTGALLENTFLEEQNRREHEKKFIEALNLLYVAFTRAVHRLYVVVKEVAPGKDNISALIFRYLAEDFDLTDANDKPDRFVLKQGQPYQAKAEQADDSHIFWIELPE
- the lptC gene encoding LPS export ABC transporter periplasmic protein LptC; this encodes MQLIVKILTCLALTAALAACQSKDKKKDITPYEGPTLRAENIETSYSDSAKIVVKLLAPLRFDYASGNLEFPEGLEIQFFDKKEVLETKLTADKGYYNKEQNLYTASGNVVVENVQQNRVLRTKILHWKPIERLVFTKEKVHIITPKDELFGIGLEALQDLSRYKIIQPTGTLAVD